The Verrucomicrobiota bacterium genome segment GTATTTGTGCTCCCCCACGTACCGGGCAAAGGCTTTGAGGGGTTTCCTGATTTAGACTCTTTAAGGATCATGATCAGTCCGGCGATCAGACAAATGGCACCCACAACAATGGCAAACACCGTATATTTGCGCATTTTTTTCACCGGAGCTTTTGGCTTATCTTCGGGAATAAAAATACTACCCTCTGAGCGGATACTAGTGGGATGATCTGCGACCACGGGTGGAATGTCCGTGTAAAGGGGGGAGATTTCTTTGAATCTTTCTTGGACGATCCCGGCTGTCTGGGGGCGATCAGCCTGCTTTTTATTCAAACACTCCATCATCAGTTTAGCTAAGGCATCTGATACATACGGAGCCTTTTCCCTCGGGTCGTCGGCCTTTGTTTCTATATGCGCTTTTTTGATCTCGTAATCAGAGAACATCTCGAAAGGAACGTGGCCCGTGACAGATTCATACAGGAGAATGCCGAGTGCATAAACGTCTGTGGCGGTCGTCACGGCGGAATTCAGGATCTGCTCCGGTGCCATGTAACGGGTGGTCCCGAGCTGGTCCTGGGCCATGGTCAGATCGGCTTGGTCATCGATGATTTTTGCGATTCCGAAATCCACGATCTTTACCTCGTCATGAGGAGTGATGATGAGATTGGAGCCTTTCAAATCCCTGTGGACGACATTTTGCCGGTGGGAAAAAGCCATGGCGTCGAGGATCTGCGTGAAAACTTTCCGTAACCTGTCCTCGCCGAGGACCCCTACGCTTAAAAGTCGGTTCAGCGGTAGCCCGTCGACATACTCCATGGAGATACAATATTGGTCACCGCTGCTGAAACAGTCATAGACCTCCGCTATATTCGGATGCCGGAGCTTGGCTTGGATTTTTGCCTCGTGGAGGAAACGTTGCTTGAAATTTGATTGCAGGGTCAAGTGGTGCGCAAGGACTTTGACCGCATCGATCCGGCCTAGGACGGAATGACGTGCACGATAGACAGACC includes the following:
- a CDS encoding serine/threonine-protein kinase codes for the protein SVYRARHSVLGRIDAVKVLAHHLTLQSNFKQRFLHEAKIQAKLRHPNIAEVYDCFSSGDQYCISMEYVDGLPLNRLLSVGVLGEDRLRKVFTQILDAMAFSHRQNVVHRDLKGSNLIITPHDEVKIVDFGIAKIIDDQADLTMAQDQLGTTRYMAPEQILNSAVTTATDVYALGILLYESVTGHVPFEMFSDYEIKKAHIETKADDPREKAPYVSDALAKLMMECLNKKQADRPQTAGIVQERFKEISPLYTDIPPVVADHPTSIRSEGSIFIPEDKPKAPVKKMRKYTVFAIVVGAICLIAGLIMILKESKSGNPSKPLPGTWGSTNTAQAISHAAGDISSNSVTQAALSTGEEVREMAGESGLTNESGATTGGSNATAQTIQNAATTASPWDPNKLLTLEDVIRVSEAHTQDTISENLITVEAHTASWENYPKNWRVTYYTQNSPTKRKTVVWENGQYARVLTSVSPPIANNQKLIFLEKSLAIDSDVILEKANEYALGKGYKPENVKMTLEKSNEDSVSPSWICELYANKRRIMTLRFSAQTGEILSVK